In Caproiciproducens sp. NJN-50, the following are encoded in one genomic region:
- the rsfS gene encoding ribosome silencing factor: protein MTSLELAAKAAKILDSKKAKDLKIIGIRDVSILADYFVLATGTSSTHVKALADETEFQLEESGLKPGHKEGYRSNSWVLLDYGNVVVHVFTEESRKFYDLDRLWQDGEIVYLSPYLN, encoded by the coding sequence ATGACGTCACTGGAACTGGCCGCAAAGGCTGCGAAAATATTGGACAGCAAAAAGGCGAAGGATCTCAAGATCATCGGAATCCGGGATGTGTCGATCCTTGCCGATTATTTTGTCCTGGCAACCGGCACCAGCAGCACGCACGTAAAGGCGCTTGCGGATGAAACGGAATTTCAGCTTGAGGAATCCGGGCTCAAACCCGGCCATAAGGAAGGATACCGCTCCAACTCCTGGGTCCTGCTTGACTACGGGAATGTAGTGGTCCATGTTTTTACAGAAGAATCCAGAAAATTTTACGATCTGGACAGGCTTTGGCAGGATGGAGAGATTGTGTATCTATCCCCATATTTAAATTGA
- the yqeK gene encoding bis(5'-nucleosyl)-tetraphosphatase (symmetrical) YqeK, with protein MNFESYQSAIRTLLGDQRYEHSVCVSRAAAQLARRYGADEKKAETAGILHDIMKDLPREEQRNLMDRYGIRLTEVERCAPKLWHAMLGAEYIRRELGVTDPEILQAVRYHTTGRENMTLLDKILFIADFISDDRDYPGVERMREAARNSLEEAMIAGIVFTIKDLADAKRPIHPDTIAAYNHTILQNQS; from the coding sequence ATGAACTTTGAGTCCTATCAATCAGCGATCCGAACCCTTCTGGGGGATCAGCGTTACGAGCATTCCGTATGCGTTTCCCGTGCGGCGGCTCAGCTGGCCCGTCGGTACGGCGCGGACGAAAAGAAGGCGGAGACCGCCGGGATCCTTCACGACATCATGAAGGACCTTCCCCGGGAAGAGCAGAGAAACCTCATGGACCGGTATGGCATCCGTCTCACGGAAGTGGAGCGGTGTGCCCCGAAGCTGTGGCATGCGATGCTGGGCGCGGAATACATCCGCCGGGAATTGGGCGTAACCGATCCTGAAATCCTGCAGGCCGTACGTTATCACACAACGGGACGGGAGAACATGACACTTTTGGATAAAATTCTGTTTATCGCCGATTTTATTTCGGACGACAGGGATTACCCCGGCGTGGAGCGGATGCGGGAAGCCGCGAGGAACAGTCTTGAAGAGGCCATGATCGCGGGGATCGTCTTCACGATCAAGGATTTGGCCGATGCGAAACGGCCGATCCACCCCGACACCATCGCGGCCTATAACCATACGATTTTGCAGAATCAATCTTAG
- the nadD gene encoding nicotinate-nucleotide adenylyltransferase, which produces MQKLAVFGGTFNPVHNGHLHLVRQFAQRIGADRVLLIPTKIPPHKVIRDLAPARDRLEMCRLAVERDGFEVSAIEIERDGPSYTSDTLLAVKRENPGSELFFITGEDMFLTLGKWHEPEKIYSLATVCAAPRSERGCEALNEYAERVGRAGAKTMICDIEFLPISSTMVRNAARKKENLSAYVPQAVADYIYRHHLYSEESYEL; this is translated from the coding sequence ATGCAGAAACTAGCGGTCTTTGGCGGAACCTTTAATCCGGTCCATAACGGGCATCTGCATTTGGTCCGCCAGTTCGCGCAGAGGATCGGGGCGGACCGCGTCCTGCTGATTCCCACAAAAATTCCGCCGCATAAAGTCATCCGGGATTTGGCGCCGGCGCGGGACCGGCTGGAGATGTGCCGGCTTGCGGTGGAGCGGGACGGATTTGAGGTCAGCGCCATCGAGATCGAACGGGACGGCCCGAGCTATACCTCCGACACGCTTTTGGCTGTGAAGCGGGAGAATCCCGGTTCGGAGCTGTTTTTCATTACGGGGGAGGACATGTTTCTGACTTTGGGGAAGTGGCACGAACCGGAGAAGATTTATTCTTTGGCAACGGTCTGCGCCGCGCCGCGGAGCGAACGTGGGTGCGAAGCGCTGAACGAATATGCGGAAAGAGTCGGAAGGGCGGGGGCGAAAACGATGATCTGCGATATCGAATTTTTGCCGATTTCTTCCACAATGGTTCGGAATGCCGCTCGGAAAAAAGAAAACCTTTCCGCTTATGTCCCGCAGGCGGTCGCCGATTACATTTACCGACATCACCTGTATTCGGAGGAATCATATGAACTTTGA